A genomic region of Homalodisca vitripennis isolate AUS2020 chromosome 5, UT_GWSS_2.1, whole genome shotgun sequence contains the following coding sequences:
- the LOC124363892 gene encoding uncharacterized protein LOC124363892: MDEVDAFCSDTNRAMDCQIGAGMECYSHKYKSESILEAFFANSRLLYKCICDPVFQAEYLQHKSCIKVIIKDWNDCISQFYSLITNSNFSMDSTLPKQCSARDGFLKCVYDASTFKCEKEGALFIKKFADNLSNLWMYPETCGNVDMTFCTGEATALTINFLTPWLLLLLLSLIKEMY; the protein is encoded by the exons TGATACGAACAGAGCCATGGATTGCCAGATTGGGGCGGGCATGGAATGTTACTCCCACAAGTATAAATCTGAATCTATACTAGAGGCTTTTTTTGCCAACAGCAGACTTCTGTACAAGTGCATCTGCGACCCGGTTTTCCAAGCAG AGTACCTGCAACACAAATCCTGTATCAAGGTGATCATCAAGGACTGGAACGACTGTATTAGCCAGTTTTATAGTTTGATTACAAACTCAAATTTCAGTATGGATTCCACATTACCCAAGCAGTGCAG TGCCAGAGACGGTTTCCTTAAGTGCGTATACGACGCAAGCACATTCAAATGCGAGAAAGAGGGGGCTCTTTTCATCAAGAAGTTCGCTGACAATCTGTCCAATCTTTGGATGTACCCAGAGACCTGCGGTAATGTAGATATGACATTCTGTACCGGAGAAGCAACGGCCCTCACTATTAATTTCCTTACTCCTTGGCTACTGTTGTTATTACTGTCtcttataaaagaaatgtattaa